The window GGACCGGCTTCGCACGGACTTCAACGAATCCCTTCTCAACCTGCGCGATGCGCTGGGGCAGATCCGGGAACGCACGCTCATCATCCAGCATAGCGGCTTTGAAATCGAGCAATCGTCGGTCGATCTGTCGAAGCGCACCGAAAACCAGGCAGCCTCTCTGGAAGAGACCGCCGCTGCCGTCGACGAAATCACGGTGACCGTCAGATCCTCGGCCGAGCGTGCACGGGAGGCCAATGAGGCCGTGCGCGTCACCAAGCAGAGCGCCGACAGTTCCGGTTCGGTCGTCAGCAATGCCGTTGACGCCATGGGCCGTATCGAAGGCGCCTCGCGCAAGATCGAGCAGATCATCGAGGTCATCGACGACATCGCCTTCCAGACCAACCTTCTCGCCCTCAATGCCGGCATCGAGGCGGCGCGTGCGGGTGAGGCTGGCAAGGGTTTTGCCGTCGTGGCGCAGGAAGTACGCGAGCTTGCGCAGCGTTCCGCCGATGCGGCGCGTGAAATCAAGCAGCTCATCAACCAGTCGACGCATGAAGTCAGCTCCGGTTCGAAGCTGGTGCAGGAGGCGGGCACGGTTCTTTCCGCCATCAGCCGGCAGATCGTCACCGTCAGCCAGCATGTCGAAACCATCGCGACCGCGACGCAGGACCAGTCTTCTGCGCTTCACAACGTCAACAGTTCCGTCAACCAGATGGATCAGATGACCCAGCAGAACGCCGCCCTTGCCGAACAGTCCAGCGCGGCGAGCAGGGTGCTGTCCGGTGAAGTGGAGGCGCTGCTCGATCTGGTTCAGCGGTTCCAGATGGAACAGGGCTCAGTGACCGGCAGGGATCGGTTGAGCCGCGCGGCCTGAGAGGCGCATTCAGAAAGCAAAGAACTCCCGGATCGCAAGATCCGGGAGTTTTTCATTCTGCCGCCGCGCGGGCCGTGCTGGATATCTGGTTGATATAGGCGCGCAGGGCTGCCGGCTTGACCGGTTTGTGCTGGACGGAAATTCCGTATTTTTCCGCATCGCTGCGCACTTCCGGGCTGCGGTCTGCCGTCAAAAGCAGGGCAGGGATCGTCTTGCCGTAGAAAGTCCTGATGAGACGGATAGCGCTGATGCCGTCGCCATCGTCCAGATGGTAGTCGGCAACGATCACGTCGGGTGCTGCGGTCAGCGTCAGGAACGGTTCTTCCAGCGTCGCCACCGACCCTGCGGGTAGGACCTCGCAACCCCAGCCCGACAACAGCAGCGTCATGCCCTCAAGGATTTTCGGCTCGTTGTCGATGCACAGGACCCTGATACCGTGAAGGCGATCGCTCGCCGCTGGATTGACGATTGTACCGCTGGCTTTCGCGGGTGCGATCCGGTCCGCCTCGCGCGGCAGGTGGATGCGGAAGGTCGTGCCCTTGCCGGGTGTTGAAATCAGCTGCACTGGATGGTGCAGCATGCGCGACAGCCGGTCGACGATGGAAAGGCCAAGCCCGAGGCCCGACGCTGTCTTTGCCCCTTCATCCAGCCGGGCGAACTCCTTGAACACCGTGCGGAATTTGGAGGCGGGAATACCGATGCCGGAATCCGTCACCTGAATGACGACCTCGCCGCCCCGGCGGCGCGCGCCGACGACGACTTTACCCGTCAGCGTATATTTGATGGCGTTGGAGACCAGGTTCTGTATCAGCCGCCGCAGCAGATTGGGGTCCGAGCGCACCGTCAGCGACGTGGGCATGACCACCAGATCGAGGTTCTTCTCCTGTGCCATGGGCGCAAAGTCAGTCTCGATGCGTTTTAGCAGCTCATTCAGCGGCACCGAGGTCATGCGCGCCTTCATCGAACCCGTGTCGAGGCGGGAAATATCGAGCACCGCGCCGAGAATCGTCTCGACCGATTCGAGCGCCGAATCGATATTCTGCACGAGATCGCTTTCCCCCGATGCGCCAAGCCGCTCGACGAGCGAGGAGGAATAAAGGCGGGCTGCATTCAGCGGCTGAAGAATGTCGTGACCGGCGGCGGCGAAAAACCGCGTCTTGCCGATATTCGCCTCATCGGCGGATGCCCTTGCCTCCGCCAGTTCACGATTGACGCGGGTAAGCTCGACGGTGCGTTCCGCCACACGCTGTTCCAGCGTTTCGTTCGCCTGTTTTAATGCCTGGTCGCTCGCCACCCTCTGGGTGATGTCGGTGAAAGTGGCGACGATGCCCTTGTCCGGCATGGTGTTGGAGCGCACTTCGATAATCCGCTCGCCGCCCGCAAGCACCAGCGAGAAGGGCAGGTCCATGGTCAGGAAACTGGTGATAAGCTCATTCGTGTCGCCGGCCGGCATGTCGCCGCGCTCCTGCAGCATGGAAACGATATCCGTGAGTGGCACCCCGACCTGACCGAATTGCTCGGGCAGATCCAGCAGGGTGCGGAAGCGTCGGTTCCAGATCGTCAGCTGCTGAGAACTGTCGAAAACGGCAATGCCCTGATCCATCTGCGCAAGAGCAGTCTGCAGCATGTCCTGATTATATTGCAGGGCTTCGCTCGCCTGATCGAGCAGCCAGGCCGTGTCCGCGCTGGTATCCTCCGCTTTCTGGAGAATGATCGAAAGCACGAGCCGGGCCGAGGACGAGCCGATGGCGCTGCCGAGCAATTGTTCGGAGAAATGAATGAGCGCCATATCGGCGGGCTGCTCGTCATTAAGCTTTCTGCCCGCCGTTTTTTCATAGGTCGCCAGCGAGCGCAGCATGCGCTCTTCGCCGAGATAACGGGCGATCGCGCTTTTGAGGTCGCCAACGCTGACGCGGGTTTTCCAGCCGCGCGTGGCGAATTGCGATTTCGAATGGCGCTTGACGAAGATACCGGACTGGATGCGTTCCACCGGACGCGGATTGCGCGAGAGCG is drawn from Agrobacterium tumefaciens and contains these coding sequences:
- a CDS encoding hybrid sensor histidine kinase/response regulator, encoding MLPGWIIFGSAFAYVLLLFAVASYGDRNSRKRNAPKKGRPFVYALSLAIYCTSWTYFGGVGLAADRGLEFLGIYTGPILAFTIGMPIIRRIVELAKTEKLTSVADFIAARYGKNSTVAMIVAIIALVGAIPYIALQLKAVSNSVATMVDPGDYGIGSGNLYFLDLPLVVTIVMAGFAVMFGTRHTDATEHQDGLILAISMESLVKLVAMCTVGFYVLFVLFDGPSHLWQLASGNEQAMKAISYHTPISRWIVMTLLSGFAIILLPRQFHVTVVENRTPEELRMAGFLLPLYLIAINIFVLPIALAGILTLGANGDADLYVLQLPLAHQMPVVSLITFIGGFSAATAMVIVASVALSIMISNDIVMPIFLRQKLLNRSPHRDNFAKTLLNIRRTAIFAVLLLGYGYYRAADSATGLASIGLLAFAAIAQMAPALFGGLFWRRANARGAIAGLSSGFFVWAYLLFLPSFGGPDNSEVAANILGFLFSGSTVFNGPEADPFVNAVILSLLVNSLAFVLGSLSRNPRPVERIQSGIFVKRHSKSQFATRGWKTRVSVGDLKSAIARYLGEERMLRSLATYEKTAGRKLNDEQPADMALIHFSEQLLGSAIGSSSARLVLSIILQKAEDTSADTAWLLDQASEALQYNQDMLQTALAQMDQGIAVFDSSQQLTIWNRRFRTLLDLPEQFGQVGVPLTDIVSMLQERGDMPAGDTNELITSFLTMDLPFSLVLAGGERIIEVRSNTMPDKGIVATFTDITQRVASDQALKQANETLEQRVAERTVELTRVNRELAEARASADEANIGKTRFFAAAGHDILQPLNAARLYSSSLVERLGASGESDLVQNIDSALESVETILGAVLDISRLDTGSMKARMTSVPLNELLKRIETDFAPMAQEKNLDLVVMPTSLTVRSDPNLLRRLIQNLVSNAIKYTLTGKVVVGARRRGGEVVIQVTDSGIGIPASKFRTVFKEFARLDEGAKTASGLGLGLSIVDRLSRMLHHPVQLISTPGKGTTFRIHLPREADRIAPAKASGTIVNPAASDRLHGIRVLCIDNEPKILEGMTLLLSGWGCEVLPAGSVATLEEPFLTLTAAPDVIVADYHLDDGDGISAIRLIRTFYGKTIPALLLTADRSPEVRSDAEKYGISVQHKPVKPAALRAYINQISSTARAAAE